The following proteins are co-located in the Pseudarthrobacter siccitolerans genome:
- a CDS encoding cytidine deaminase: MSRADAAVGGEDPDWSALEAAAVAAMRNAYVPYSKFPVGAAALTEDGRIVSGCNVENASYGLTLCAECALVGNLHMTGGGLLKAFYCVDGNGNVLMPCGRCRQLLYEFRAPGMELMTTQGIKTMDQVLPDAFGPEHLEETR; encoded by the coding sequence ATGTCAAGGGCTGACGCAGCGGTGGGGGGAGAAGACCCGGACTGGTCCGCCCTGGAGGCTGCCGCCGTAGCCGCCATGCGGAACGCCTACGTTCCCTACTCGAAGTTCCCGGTGGGGGCGGCGGCACTGACCGAGGACGGCCGGATTGTCAGCGGCTGCAACGTTGAAAATGCCAGTTATGGACTGACCCTGTGTGCCGAGTGTGCACTGGTGGGCAACCTGCACATGACCGGCGGCGGACTGCTCAAGGCGTTCTACTGTGTGGACGGCAACGGCAATGTCCTGATGCCCTGCGGGCGCTGCCGCCAGCTGCTCTATGAATTCCGCGCGCCCGGCATGGAACTCATGACCACCCAGGGCATTAAGACCATGGACCAGGTGCTGCCCGACGCCTTCGGTCCCGAACACCTGGAGGAAACCCGGTGA